The Bacteroidota bacterium sequence AAGAGTCTGTCAACACCATCCTCGAATATGCCGACGCTAAAAGCAAGGGGAAAATAGAGAAGTTGTACGTTACTGGTTGTCTCTCTCAACGATATAAAGACAACCTTGAAATCGAAATTCCTGAAGTAGATGCCTTTTTCGGGACTATGGAATTACCCCGGCTTCTGAAAACGCTCAAGGTGGATTATCAGCACGAATTGATTGGTGAAAGATTCCTCACCACGCCTATTCATTTTGCCTATATGAAAGTCTCGGAAGGCTGCAATCGTACCTGTTCGTTTTGCGCCATTCCTTTGATGAGAGGCAAACATCTTTCCCGACCGATTGAAGAACTGGTGAATGAAGCAAAGAAGTTAGCCGCTCAGGGAGTTAAAGAGCTGATTTTGATTGCACAAGAACTAACCTTCTATGGCCTCGATATTTACAAAAAAAGAAGGCTGCCCGCATTGTTGAATGAGCTTTCTAAAGTAGAAGGCATTGAATGGATTCGATTGCACTATGCTTATCCAGCACAATTTCCATTGGAGATTATTGATGCTATTGCCGAGAACGAAAAGGTCTGTAATTATCTCGACATGCCCTTGCAACATGCTGCCGACAATATTCTTACCTCTATGAGACGGAATATTACCAACGAACAGACTGTTGAATTAATTCAAGAAATTAGAGAAAGAATACCCTCCATCGCTATCGGACCACCATGCTTGTTGGTTTTCCGGGCGAAACAGACAAAGACTTTGAATTGCTTCGTCATTTTATACAACAAACAAGATTTGACCGCCTTGGAGTATTCACCTATTCGCACGAAGAGAGTACTCGCGCTCATCAACTGGAGGATAATATCCCGCAAGAAGTGAAAGAAGAAAGAGCTGCAGAACTGATGGACACGCAAGAAGAAATCTCTCGCGAGCTCAATCAGCAGAAGGTCGGTAAAACATTTAAAGTTCTATTCGATCGAAAGGAAGGAGCGTATTTCATTGGAAGAACTGAGTACGACTCTCCCGAAGTGGACAATGAAGTACTGGTAGATGCCAAGAGCAATTACGTCCGCATAGGCGACTTTGCGAACATTCAAATTACGTCAGCCGAGGAATTTGATTTGTATGGAGTAGTTATCAAATAATAATTTTGAGTATGATTTCTCTTCACAGCGAAATCGAAATGGGGAGTACCGGTTTGCTTCCTGCCTTGGTTTCCGACTACCTTTCTCAAAATAAATCGCTGGCTCACTTATACAAGTACTCCTTTGATTTCTCTGCTTTCAAACAAGTTATTGCAGATAAATCAAACGACTCAATAGACCGGAAAACGTTAGTGGAAGTTTTAAAAAAGCAGTATCACCTCATTAGCGCTTCGCCATCAGTAACTGCCAACATTGAGAAACTGGCATCGGATAAAACCTTCACTATCACGACAGCACATCAGCCTTCTTTGTTGCTCAGCCCACTCTATTTTATCTATAAAATCTCCTGCGTTATCAATATCGCTAATCAGTTGACTAAAACTTATCCGGGCTACCAATTTGTTCCTGTCTTTTGGATGGGCAGCGAAGACCACGACATTGATGAACTGAATCATGCGTACGTGCACGGAAAAAAAATAGAATGGAACACGGATGGGAGAGGAGCTATCGGAAGGATAGAAACAGAATCGCTGCATTCTGTTATAGAGGAGTTGAAAAACACTGTTTCTGATTCTCATCTTCTTTCTGTTATTGAAAAAGGAGTTGCCGAGTTCAACACCTTTGGAAACTTCACACAGTATTTTATCAACGAGATATTTAAAGACGAGGGACTGCTTGTTTTAGATCAGGATGACGCGACCTTGAAGAAAATATTCGCGCGTGTTGCCAAAGATGAGATTGAAAATAAGCGGGCAGTAGAAGTTTTAAAGCCGACAATTGAGTTTTTAGAGTCAAATTATAAAGTACAAGCCAAGCCAAGGGAAATTAACTTTTTCTATCTGGGTGAAAACATCCGCGAAAGAATTGTTTTCAATTCCGACTCAAGAAAATTTGAAGTGATCAATACGTCGCTCGCCTTCACTGCAGAAGAAATGACGAGAGAAATAGAATCTCATCCAGAAAGGTTCAGTCCCAACGTCATCTTCCGTCCGCTGTTTCAAGAAATGATTCTTCCCAATCTCGCCTTTGTGGGCGGTGCCGGCGAAATGAGTTATTGGCTGGAGCTAAAGCCACTCTTTGATTATTACGGGATAAACTATCCCATGCAGATTTTACGTAGTTCGGCTGCTATCCT is a genomic window containing:
- the bshC gene encoding bacillithiol biosynthesis cysteine-adding enzyme BshC, whose protein sequence is MISLHSEIEMGSTGLLPALVSDYLSQNKSLAHLYKYSFDFSAFKQVIADKSNDSIDRKTLVEVLKKQYHLISASPSVTANIEKLASDKTFTITTAHQPSLLLSPLYFIYKISCVINIANQLTKTYPGYQFVPVFWMGSEDHDIDELNHAYVHGKKIEWNTDGRGAIGRIETESLHSVIEELKNTVSDSHLLSVIEKGVAEFNTFGNFTQYFINEIFKDEGLLVLDQDDATLKKIFARVAKDEIENKRAVEVLKPTIEFLESNYKVQAKPREINFFYLGENIRERIVFNSDSRKFEVINTSLAFTAEEMTREIESHPERFSPNVIFRPLFQEMILPNLAFVGGAGEMSYWLELKPLFDYYGINYPMQILRSSAAILNHSTEKKLEKLGLQAADFFEDIEQLINRYIQLHYASDSNLQDEEKKLEELFATIAAKAEAIDVTLGPSAASEKQKVLASIKNLEGKMLKAEKKKHETAVAQIRSIHAHLFPEGVLQERRENFIPYYDKLFIRHCVLNLNPFDRKFKFFSNRD